One window of Nitrospira sp. SG-bin1 genomic DNA carries:
- a CDS encoding alanine--tRNA ligase, whose amino-acid sequence MKNSAADLRRAFIRYFEQHGHQAVPSSALIPQADPTLLFTNAGMNQFKRVFLGEESRPYKRAASVQKCLRAGGKHNDLENVGYTRRHHTFFEMLGNFSFGDYFKEDAIRFGWEFLTQTVGLQKDRLWVTIFREDDEAEQLWKKIGVLPSRIVRCDEKDNFWQMADTGPCGPCSEIHFDQGPSVPGDDQPNGEGDRVIEIWNLVFMQYNRDASGTLHPLPKPSIDTGMGLERLAAVAQGVYSNYDSDLFTPLLAAIARRAGMEYGEKDSSDRSMRVIADHLRAITFLMADGVLPSNEGRGYVLRRILRRAARHGRLLGIVEPFLHELSATVVDQMTAAYSEVGAASGTIAEATKGEEERFIATLDQGLPILNEMIERAKTAGQMVLAGADVFKLYDTYGFPMDLICEACREQGMTVDERGFDAAIEEQRTRARKTGGFEQETARPAVAELAKRIGATTFVGYDHLESNGVLRAILRGEQLVKEAVEGETVELAMDVTPFYAEGGGQVGDQGTLTGPEGVVEIKETTRAAPTVVLHKGIVRKGRIREGESLHMAVNASTRRDAARNHTATHLVHAALRDLLGPHVKQYGSLVAPNRLRFDFAHFRPLSSRDIDDIESTVNEEIRKNEAVRTEVMSIQDAVANGALAFFGDKYGEQVRVVSVESFSKELCGGTHCRQTGDIGLFRIVSEGGVAAGVRRIEAQTGSGAYGLMKKLEADVRELSELLKAGQSELVAKTRKLMTQLKDKERELEELKLKMAGGASVASTERTVSGVTVRSQRVDGLDVNGMRALADQLRDKMKSGVIALGAATGDGKVSLLVVVTKDLIGKLKAGELIKSMAAEVGGTGGGRPEMAQAGGKDPSQLDAALEKVFGLVETTLGR is encoded by the coding sequence ATGAAGAATAGCGCGGCGGACCTGCGACGGGCCTTTATCCGATATTTTGAACAGCACGGCCATCAGGCGGTGCCGAGCTCCGCGTTGATTCCTCAAGCGGACCCGACCCTGCTCTTTACCAATGCCGGAATGAACCAATTCAAGCGGGTCTTTCTGGGCGAAGAATCCCGGCCTTACAAGCGGGCCGCGTCCGTGCAAAAGTGTCTGCGCGCCGGCGGAAAACACAACGATCTTGAAAACGTAGGGTATACCAGGCGGCATCACACGTTCTTCGAGATGCTCGGCAACTTTTCGTTCGGCGATTATTTCAAGGAGGACGCCATCCGGTTCGGATGGGAGTTTTTGACACAGACGGTCGGACTGCAAAAAGACCGGTTGTGGGTGACGATCTTCCGGGAAGACGACGAAGCAGAGCAGTTGTGGAAAAAAATCGGAGTCTTGCCGTCGCGCATCGTCCGGTGCGACGAAAAGGACAACTTCTGGCAAATGGCGGACACCGGTCCCTGCGGTCCTTGCTCCGAAATTCACTTCGATCAGGGGCCTTCCGTGCCCGGCGACGATCAGCCGAACGGCGAGGGCGACCGCGTGATCGAGATCTGGAACCTCGTGTTCATGCAGTACAACCGTGACGCTTCCGGAACGCTCCACCCGCTGCCGAAACCGAGCATCGACACGGGGATGGGACTCGAGCGGCTGGCCGCGGTGGCCCAGGGCGTCTACAGCAACTACGACAGCGATCTCTTCACGCCGTTGCTTGCGGCGATCGCCCGTCGGGCCGGCATGGAGTACGGCGAAAAGGACTCCTCCGACCGTTCGATGCGCGTGATTGCGGACCATCTGCGCGCCATCACATTTTTGATGGCGGATGGCGTGCTGCCGTCGAATGAAGGACGCGGGTATGTGTTAAGGCGGATTCTTCGCCGCGCGGCCCGCCACGGCCGGCTGCTGGGGATCGTCGAACCTTTTTTGCATGAACTCAGCGCCACGGTGGTGGATCAGATGACCGCCGCTTATTCGGAAGTGGGCGCGGCCTCCGGCACGATCGCCGAAGCCACGAAAGGCGAAGAGGAACGGTTTATCGCGACGCTCGACCAGGGCTTGCCGATCTTGAACGAGATGATCGAACGGGCGAAAACGGCGGGGCAAATGGTCTTGGCGGGCGCGGACGTCTTCAAACTCTACGACACCTACGGCTTCCCGATGGACTTGATCTGCGAAGCCTGCCGGGAACAGGGTATGACGGTCGACGAACGGGGTTTCGACGCGGCGATCGAGGAGCAGCGGACTCGCGCGCGCAAGACCGGCGGATTCGAGCAGGAAACGGCCAGGCCGGCCGTCGCGGAGCTCGCGAAACGGATCGGGGCCACGACGTTCGTCGGCTACGACCATTTGGAAAGCAACGGCGTGTTGCGCGCGATTCTGCGAGGCGAACAACTGGTGAAGGAAGCGGTGGAAGGGGAGACGGTCGAGTTGGCGATGGATGTCACGCCCTTCTATGCCGAAGGTGGCGGCCAGGTCGGAGATCAGGGGACCTTGACCGGCCCTGAAGGGGTGGTGGAGATCAAGGAAACGACGAGAGCCGCGCCGACGGTCGTTTTGCACAAGGGAATCGTCCGCAAGGGACGTATCCGGGAAGGCGAATCGCTCCATATGGCGGTGAATGCCTCCACGCGCCGGGACGCCGCGCGCAACCATACGGCAACGCATCTTGTCCATGCGGCTCTGCGCGATCTGCTGGGGCCGCATGTGAAGCAGTATGGCTCGTTGGTTGCGCCCAACCGCCTGCGGTTCGACTTTGCCCATTTCCGACCGCTGTCGTCCCGTGACATCGACGACATCGAATCGACGGTCAATGAAGAGATCCGCAAGAACGAAGCCGTCCGCACCGAAGTGATGAGCATTCAAGACGCCGTGGCGAACGGCGCCCTGGCGTTTTTCGGCGACAAGTACGGCGAACAGGTGCGTGTCGTGAGCGTCGAATCGTTCAGCAAAGAACTGTGCGGCGGTACCCATTGCCGACAGACCGGCGACATCGGACTGTTCCGCATTGTCTCGGAAGGGGGCGTGGCAGCGGGCGTGCGCCGGATCGAAGCTCAAACCGGCAGCGGTGCGTACGGACTCATGAAAAAACTGGAAGCCGATGTCCGTGAGCTGTCGGAGCTGTTGAAGGCCGGACAGTCGGAACTGGTCGCCAAGACACGCAAGCTGATGACGCAGCTCAAGGACAAAGAGCGGGAGCTGGAAGAGCTGAAATTGAAAATGGCAGGCGGCGCCTCGGTGGCCTCCACCGAGCGGACGGTTTCCGGTGTGACGGTGCGATCACAGCGGGTCGACGGCCTGGACGTCAACGGCATGCGGGCGCTGGCGGACCAGCTTCGGGATAAGATGAAGAGCGGCGTGATCGCGCTCGGGGCGGCGACCGGCGACGGGAAAGTCTCATTGTTGGTCGTGGTGACGAAAGACTTGATCGGTAAGCTGAAAGCCGGTGAGCTCATCAAGTCGATGGCCGCCGAGGTGGGCGGAACCGGAGGCGGCCGACCGGAAATGGCCCAAGCCGGGGGGAAGGATCCGTCCCAACTCGACGCCGCGTTGGAAAAAGTGTTTGGCCTGGTTGAAACGACCCTCGGGCGGTAG
- a CDS encoding DNA recombination/repair protein RecA, which yields MSEKEDKKRALDLALSQIEKQYGKGAIMKLGAEEKIDVPAISTGSLGLDIALGVGGLPRGRVIEIFGPEASGKTTMTLHCIAEIQKAGGVAAFIDAEHALDLTYAKKLGVQADDLLVSQPDTGEQALEIAETLVRSGAIDLIVIDSVAALTPRAEIEGEMGDSHMGLQARLMSQALRKLTGAISKSLTTVIFINQIRMKLGVMFGNPETTTGGNALKFYSSVRLDIRRIESIKEGQDVMGSRVRVKVVKNKMAPPFRQAEFDIMFAEGISKTGELVDMGVDKKIIEKSGAWYSYKGERIGQGRDAARDFLKNNVATAREIEMKLREAAGVPARSEKKAEAKEKEDKPAGRGEDKRAHR from the coding sequence ATGTCAGAGAAAGAGGATAAGAAGCGCGCGCTCGATTTAGCCCTGTCCCAGATAGAGAAGCAGTATGGGAAGGGAGCGATCATGAAATTGGGGGCCGAGGAGAAGATCGACGTCCCGGCGATCTCCACCGGTTCGTTGGGCCTCGACATTGCGCTCGGAGTCGGTGGGCTTCCGCGCGGACGGGTGATCGAGATCTTTGGGCCGGAGGCGTCCGGAAAAACGACGATGACGCTGCACTGCATCGCCGAAATTCAAAAGGCGGGCGGGGTCGCCGCGTTTATCGATGCCGAACATGCGCTGGATCTGACCTATGCCAAGAAACTCGGCGTGCAGGCCGATGATCTGTTGGTGTCACAACCGGATACAGGAGAACAGGCTCTGGAGATCGCCGAAACCTTGGTGCGGAGCGGGGCCATCGACTTGATCGTCATCGATTCGGTCGCAGCCTTGACGCCGCGCGCGGAAATCGAAGGCGAAATGGGGGATTCCCATATGGGCCTTCAGGCGCGGCTCATGTCGCAGGCGCTCAGAAAACTCACGGGGGCAATTTCAAAATCACTGACGACGGTGATCTTCATCAATCAGATTCGCATGAAGCTCGGCGTGATGTTCGGGAATCCCGAAACCACCACCGGCGGGAACGCCCTCAAGTTCTATTCGTCCGTCCGGTTGGACATCCGTCGCATCGAATCGATCAAGGAAGGTCAGGACGTCATGGGCAGTCGCGTCCGTGTGAAGGTCGTGAAAAACAAGATGGCTCCGCCGTTTCGACAGGCGGAGTTCGACATCATGTTTGCCGAGGGAATCTCCAAGACCGGCGAATTGGTCGATATGGGCGTTGACAAGAAGATCATCGAAAAATCAGGGGCCTGGTATTCCTATAAAGGGGAACGGATCGGCCAAGGGCGTGACGCGGCCCGGGACTTCCTGAAGAACAATGTCGCGACGGCTCGCGAGATCGAAATGAAACTTCGCGAGGCGGCCGGCGTTCCGGCTCGGAGTGAGAAAAAAGCTGAAGCCAAAGAAAAAGAAGACAAGCCCGCCGGGCGCGGCGAAGACAAGCGGGCGCATCGGTAG